The genomic DNA CAATCCACCCACATGACCCACTCTATATCTCTATCGCTGAAATAATTCACACCGTTTTTGTCACGCTCGACGAAAGGAAAAAGCCCTTTTGATAGCCAAAATCTGATAGTTCTTGATGAAATACCAGTTTGCTTTTCTACTTCGATGATAGTTTTTGCCATTTTAGTCCTTTAAATTTGACCATATTTTTGCATATTATAATCAAAAATTTAAAAAATTTGTAAAATATTTACTTTTATTTGTAAATTTTATTACAAATTTAATCTTATAGCTATATCATACAGATTTTAAAACTATTTAGGATATATTTATGAAACTCAAACTAGGCTTTCATCCAGAGCTTTTTGCGACCTTAAAAACGTATTCAAAAGATAAATTTATAGCTGATTTGATGGCTGGAGTCATCGTAGGCATCGTGGCATTGCCACTAGCAATTGCATTTGGCATAGCAAGTGGAGTAAGCCCAGAAAAAGGGCTGATAACTGCGATAATTGGCGGATTTATAGTCTCTTTTCTTGGCGGTACAAAAGTCCAAATCGGCGGGCCGACTGGTGCTTTTATTGTTATTGTTTATGGTATCGTGGCAAATCCACAGTTTGGGATTGGTGGGCTTGCAGTGGCTACCATAATGGCTGGAATCATGCTTATGCTAATGGGCTTTTTGAAGCTTGGAGGTATCATCAAATTTATCCCATATCCTATAATCGTGGGCTTTACGAGTGGTATTGCTGTGACTATATTTACCACGCAAGTTAATGATCTTTTGGGGCTAAATTTGACGAATTTGCCTGGCGATTTTTTCTCAAAATGGGTGGTTTATTTTTCGAATTTAAGCAGCATTACGCCTGTGGCTGTGTTTTTGAGTCTGCTTAGCGTGATTCTTATCCTTATCACACCTAAATTTTCTAAAAAAATCCCAGGAAGTCTGATAGCTATCATTATCGTGACTATTATTTCAGTTGCTTTGACTAAATATTTTGGAATTACTGGCATTACGACCATCGGCGATAGCTTCCCAGATTTGAGTGCCGATATTAAGCTTCAAGGCTTTGATTTGCCAAATTTAGACCAAATCCAGCTTCTAATTCCACTTGCTTTAACAATTGCGATTTTGGGCGCGATAGAAAGCTTGCTTTCTGCGACTGTGGCTGATGGCATCACAGGAGACAAGCATAACTCAAACACCGAGCTAGTCGCACAAGGCGCTGCAAACGTAGTCGTGCCGTTTTTTGGTGGTATTCCAGTCACTGGAGCAATCGCTAGAACCATGACAAACGTAAATAACGGAGCAAAAAGCCCAATTGCAGGCATTATCCACGCTGTGATGCTGCTGCTTATCATGCTATTTTTACTCCCACTAGCTAAGCACATTCCGCTAGCTTGTTTGGCTGGAGTTTTGGCTGTGATTTCATATAATATGAGTGAGTGGAGAACGTTTTTATCACTCATCAAAAACTCA from Campylobacter iguaniorum includes the following:
- a CDS encoding SulP family inorganic anion transporter produces the protein MKLKLGFHPELFATLKTYSKDKFIADLMAGVIVGIVALPLAIAFGIASGVSPEKGLITAIIGGFIVSFLGGTKVQIGGPTGAFIVIVYGIVANPQFGIGGLAVATIMAGIMLMLMGFLKLGGIIKFIPYPIIVGFTSGIAVTIFTTQVNDLLGLNLTNLPGDFFSKWVVYFSNLSSITPVAVFLSLLSVILILITPKFSKKIPGSLIAIIIVTIISVALTKYFGITGITTIGDSFPDLSADIKLQGFDLPNLDQIQLLIPLALTIAILGAIESLLSATVADGITGDKHNSNTELVAQGAANVVVPFFGGIPVTGAIARTMTNVNNGAKSPIAGIIHAVMLLLIMLFLLPLAKHIPLACLAGVLAVISYNMSEWRTFLSLIKNSRSDASVLIITFLLTVIFNLTVAIEVGLLFAVLLFMKRVSENTKISVATGGLDLSDEGEFHHEEAKLELRDGIEVYEIDGPFFFGVANKIDELMNIVAEHKAKVRIIRMRKVPFMDTTGLHNLESLYRLSHDHGIHVVLSGVNRDVRKVLRNSPLYNQIGKKNVCANISVALKVANEYLDSLPEQED